TTTGAAGGTTTCATGGTGTGTTCTTTTGTGCAGTTGAGGGGCTTTGCTCGTCGGGTTTTCAGACGACCTGCTTTAATCCAAACCTTCCATGCCCAATCGACGCAAGGTGGGTTCGCAATGGCTGGGAACGAGGATGATTTCGCGGTTGCGGCGGTGGAGGTCTTGCAGGCGGTCTATGGTGGCTTGGACGGCGTTGCGGTTTTGCGCGATAAGGCCGGTAAGGGGGTTGGGGCGGCGGTTGTGGCTGATGGTCGCAAACCGCCAAACGGCGTCGGCAATCAGGAAAAATTCTCCGGCTATCAGCCCGTATTGTCCGGCGGCATGGCCGGGCAGGGCGACGGCAATCAAATCGGCACTGATGCGGTAGCCTTGTTCAAACGGGTAAAACGCTTCGTCAAGGCGGACTTCGGGCATATCTTCGATAAAGCGGGCGCGCTGCGGCAGGTCTTGGGGCAACAGCTCGCGCAGGAAGCCTTGTTTGACT
The DNA window shown above is from Neisseria sicca and carries:
- a CDS encoding MBL fold metallo-hydrolase translates to MDIRFYHTGYCTHPECMVERGGSLRKAAFPAMTAHITHQGGNLLFDTGYAPRFFQACRRFPEKFYALTTPVTLSQPTIRERLGDAAHDINQIFLSHLHADHIAGLKDFPDAEIILSRAAYDFVYRTDKPESLTNRIIEVKQGFLRELLPQDLPQRARFIEDMPEVRLDEAFYPFEQGYRISADLIAVALPGHAAGQYGLIAGEFFLIADAVWRFATISHNRRPNPLTGLIAQNRNAVQATIDRLQDLHRRNREIILVPSHCEPTLRRLGMEGLD